From the Scatophagus argus isolate fScaArg1 chromosome 21, fScaArg1.pri, whole genome shotgun sequence genome, one window contains:
- the mmp21 gene encoding matrix metallopeptidase-21: protein MLTLIQLIIFLFWTSISSADAEKLFHKRDHSDVQNLNSHQAQVIKDKHTAELFLSRYGFIKPVNWEEIQFEDSDASFNDDFLDDIQDMIQEGTTVHHSRDAPRDGDQDTRNSFTESQAFLSALEEFQRMSGLPVTGVLDEATKSAMNKPRCGVPDREIDLNTPTAPENSSAADTQNSSSSSLNEADSNNTATFDAAKSFEDNKFSSNDTESALTGIFNDTSRNYTEDFNLFDHILNNTSLNNSHDINTDSQTVNVSLNVHQSKPARRRKRHLAALVTKYRNQRDLSETGFMAFSKRVLKWRLIGEGYSSQLSIEDQRYIFRLAFRMWSEVSPLEFVEDSRSPLEDVDIRLGFGTGRHLGCNQRFDGTGQEFAHAWFLGDIHFDDDEHFTGPNAGSGISLLKVAVHEIGHVLGLPHIYRPGSIMQPSYLPHESGFEMDWMDRKAIQHLYGGCKGRFNTVFDWIRKEKTPYGDVVIRFNTYFMRDGWYWLYENRNNRTRYGDPVALQIGWRGLPMDGVDAYVHVWSRKRDAVYFFKGTQFWRYDSENDQVFRQDPEGHRYPRLISEGFPGVFSPIDTAFYDRRDSHIYFFKNALVYAFDVEANSLARGFPKAIRDVFPAVQNGDHPDGNIDAAYFSFTHNAIFLLKGTRFWQVVGSHDRRRRPFLPQNALLPHREVDQQWFDLCNVHPTALKLTR from the exons ATGCTGACTTTGATCCAGCtgataatttttcttttttggacgAGCATTAGCTCAGCTGATGCAGAGAAACTTTTCCATAAACGGGATCATTCTGATGTGCAGAACCTTAATTCACACCAAGCTCAGGTTATAAAAGACAAGCACACAGCAGAG TTATTTCTCTCTAGATATGGATTCATTAAGCCAGTGAACTGGGAAGAGATCCAGTTTGAAGATTCAGATGCGTCTTTTAATGATGACTTCCTGGATGACATTCAAGACATGATCCAGGAGGGAACCACAGTGCATCATTCAAGGGACGCTCCTCGGGATGGTGATCAGGATACCCGCAACAGCTTCACTGAGAGCCAAGCGTTTCTTTCAGCACTTGAAGAGTTTCAGAGGATGTCAGGTCTGCCTGTCACAGGTGTTTTGGATGAGGCCACTAAGTCAGCAATGAACAAACCAAGGTGTGGAGTTCCTGACAGGGAGATTGATCTGAACACCCCTACAGCACCTGAGAACAGTAGTGCCGCAGATACTCAAAACAGTTCGAGCAGCTCTTTAAATGAAGCTGACAGTAACAACACAGCAACTTTTGATGCTGCTAAGTCCTTTGAAGATAACAAATTCAGTTCTAATGACACTGAAAGTGCTCTCACGGGTATTTTCAATGACACCAGCAGGAATTACACAGAAGACTTCAACTTATTcgatcacattttaaataacacTTCTCTAAACAACTCACATGACATCAACACGGACAGTCAAACGGTAAATGTCAGTCTGAACGTCCATCAGAGCAAACCGGCGCGACGCAGGAAACGTCACCTGGCCGCTCTGGTTACCAAATACAGGAACCAGAGAGATCTGAGTGAAACGGGTTTCATGGCCTTTTCCAAGAGGGTGTTGAAATGGAGGCTGATAGGAGAAGGCTACAGCAGTCAGCTGTCTATTGAAGACCAGAGGTACATCTTCAGACTGGCCTTCAGGATGTGGAGTGAGGTGTCTCCGCTGGAATTTGTGGAGGATTCACGTTCCCCGCTGGAGGATGTTGATATCAGGCTGGGCTTTGGCACAG GGAGGCATCTGGGTTGCAATCAGAGGTTTGATGGCACGGGTCAAGAATTTGCCCACGCCTGGTTTCTGGGGGATATACACTTTGATGATGACGAACATTTTACTGGTCCAAATGCCGGCAGTGGCATCAGCCTTCTCAAA GTGGCAGTTCATGAAATCGGCCATGTTTTGGGTCTGCCCCACATCTACAGACCAGGTTCTATAATGCAGCCCAGCTATCTGCCCCACGAGTCAGGCTTTGAGATGGACTGGATGGACAGGAAAGCCATACAGCACCTCTATG GGGGCTGTAAAGGTCGATTCAACACCGTATTTGATTGGATCAGAAAGGAGAAGACGCCCTATGGGGACGTGGTCATCCGCTTTAACACCTATTTCATGAGAGACGGATGGTATTGGCTGTATGAGAACAGAAATAACCGCACACGCTATGGTGATCCAGTTGCACTGCAGATTGGCTGGCGTGGACTTCCCATGGACGGAGTGgatgcatatgtgcatgtgtggtccAGAAAAAGAGATGCCGTTTACTTCTTTAAAG gCACTCAGTTCTGGAGGTACGACAGTGAGAATGACCAGGTGTTCAGACAGGACCCTGAAGGTCACCGGTACCCAAGGTTAATCTCGGAGGGTTTCCCAGGGGTGTTCAGTCCCATTGACACAGCCTTTTACGACAGGAGGGACTCCCACATCTACTTCTTCAAAAACGCCCTT GTGTATGCTTTCGACGTAGAAGCCAACAGCTTGGCAAGAGGCTTCCCCAAAGCCATCAGAGATGTTTTCCCCGCAGTGCAGAACGGAGACCATCCAGATGGCAACATTGATGCTGCCTACTTCTCCTTCACCCACAATGCCATCTTTCTACTCAAGGGCACACGCTTCTGGCAAGTGGTAGGCAGCCACGATCGCCGGCGCCGACCCTTTCTGCCGCAAAATGCCCTTCTGCCGCACAGGGAGGTGGACCAGCAGTGGTTCGACCTCTGCAATGTTCATCCCACTGCACTCAAACTAACCCGCTGA
- the LOC124052710 gene encoding protein BCCIP homolog: MASSAKRRAVGLGENPEESENSSDEIPEEEDDSGEEDSEASEEEINEEVVVDFEAHTISDNDFNGIKKLLQQVFLKAHVNTSEMTDIIIQQNHVGSVIKQAEVPEDSDDDDPDEVFGFITMLNLTERKGVQCVEEIKELIVDQCEKNSPHSVTEQLEQILSDTSKPVGLLLSERFINVPPQIALPLHKHLQEEIAEAQRTNKPSGRCHYCLMISKTCKEASKSIPARGGAPKEEYQFVNAEEEFFYEQAIIKFHYSVQEEADSCLSGRWSFDDVPMKPFRTVMLIPADRMPVVMDKLKEYLTV, from the exons ATGGCTTCGTCTGCCAAGCGGAGAGCAGTAGGTCTGGGTGAAAATCCAGAGGAAAGTGAAAACAGCTCTGATGAGATtccggaggaggaggatgattcCGGAGAGGAGGACAGCGAGGCATCGGAGGAGGAGATCAATGAG GAGGTCGTTGTGGACTTCGAAGCCCACACCATTTCAGACAACGACTTCAATGGCATTAAGAAACTCTTACAACAG GTCTTCCTGAAGGCTCATGTAAATACATCAGAGATGACCGACATCATCATACAACAGAATCATGTTGGAAGTGTCATCAAG CAAGCTGAGGTGCCAGAAGACAGCGATGACGACGACCCAGATGAGGTGTTTGGATTTATCACTATGCTCAACCTAACCGAGAGAAAG GGTGTGCAGTGTGTGGAGGAAATTAAGGAGCTGATCGTGGACCAGTGCGAGAAGAACTCTCCCCATAGTGTGACGGAGCAGCTAGAGCAGATCCTCAGTGACACCAGCAAGCCTGTGGGGCTGCTGCTGAGTGAGCGCTTCATCAATGTGCCTCCACAGATTGCCCTCCCACTGCACAAACATCTCCA GGAAGAAATAGCTGAAGCCCAGAGGACAAATAAGCCCAGTGGGAGATGTCACTATTGTCTGATGATCAGCAAGACCTGCAAAGAGGCAAGCAAATCTATTCCAGCCAGAGGAGGAGCTCCCAAAGAGGAATACCAGTTTGTGAACGCAGAGGAGGAATTCTTCTATGAG CAAGCCATCATCAAGTTCCACTACTCTGTCCAGGAAGAGGCAGACTCGTGTTTGAGCGGCAGGTGGTCGTTTGATGATGTTCCCATGAAACCTTTCAGGACAGTGATGCTGATACCAGCTGACAGAATGCCTgtcgttatggacaaactgaaagaaTATCTAACAGTGTGA
- the uros gene encoding uroporphyrinogen-III synthase — protein sequence MHVLLLKEPRDGESGPDPYITELASCGHKATLIPVLSFKFVSLNTLSDKLFQPDKHGGLVFTSPRAVEAVKMCLEAEERREEWNSSVKDKWNGKSIYVVGKATAALVRNLGLNPFGEDTGTADVLSRVIIEREDTNIPPLFFPCGSIKREVLPTALRDNGVPLETLTVYQTAEHPDLEKNLKNYFTEQGTPASIAFFSPSGVKFCLEAVRRLSGEQLPQIKFAAIGPTTRDAMTAEGLCVSCTAEKPTPEHLAAAIAKALQ from the exons ATGCATGTGCTGCTTCTCAAAGAGCCAAGAGATGGAGAGTCTGGACCTGATCCTTACATAACG GAACTGGCATCATGTGGACATAAAGCAACCCTTATCCCTGTGCTGTCTTTTAAGTTTGTCTCATTAAATACGTTGTCAGATAAG CTTTTCCAACCAGACAAACATGGTGGTCTTGTATTCACCAGTCCAAGAGCAGTGGAGGCTGTGAAGATGTGCTTAGAAGCAGAAGAAAGGCGAGAAG AATGGAACAGCTCTGTGAAAGACAAGTGGAACGGCAAGTCCATCTATGTGGTTGGGAAGGCGACAGCTGCATTAG TGCGAAATCTGGGTCTGAATCCTTTCGGCGAGGACACCGGGACAGCAGACGTCCTATCACGTGTTATCATTGAAC GAGAGGACACAAATATTCCAccgctttttttcccctgtggcTCAATCAAAAGAGAAGTCTTGCCTACGGCTTTAAGGGACAATG GAGTGCCCCTGGAGACTCTGACTGTCTATCAAACAGCTGAACATCCAGATCTGGAGAAAAATCTAAAGAACTATTTCACAGAGCAG GGCACTCCCGCCAGCATAGCTTTCTTCAGTCCATCAGGAGTGAAGTTTTGCCTGGAAGCAGTACGGAGGCTGTCAGGTGAACAGCTGCCTCAAATAAAG TTTGCTGCCATAGGGCCTACTACACGGGACGCTATGACAGCAGAAggtctgtgtgtcagctgtaCTGCAGAAAAGCCAACGCCGGAACACCTGGCAGCAGCTATAGCCAAAGCTCTGCAGTAA